One genomic window of Cinclus cinclus chromosome 6, bCinCin1.1, whole genome shotgun sequence includes the following:
- the ATP6V1D gene encoding V-type proton ATPase subunit D: MSAKDRIEIFPSRMAQTIMKARLKGAQTGRNLLKKKSDALTLRFRQILKKIIETKMLMGEVMREAAFSLAEAKFTAGDFSTTVIQNVNKAQVKIRAKKDNVAGVTLPVFEHYQEGGDSYELTGLARGGEQLAKLKRNYAKAVELLVELASLQTSFITLDEAIKITNRRVNAIEHVIIPRIERTLSYIVTELDEREREEFYRLKKIQEKKKVLKEKSDQERELRRAAGEESEPANLLAEEKDEDLLFE; this comes from the exons ATCATGAAGGCTCGTTTGAAAGGAGCCCAAACAGGTCGTAACctcttaaagaaaaaatctgATGCTTTGACACTTCGATTCAGGCAGATCCTTAAGAAAATTATTGAG aCTAAGATGCTGATGGGTGAGGTGATGAGAGAAGCTGCCTTTTCACTTGCTGAGGCAAAGTTCACCGCAGGAGATTTCAG TACCACTGTGATCCAAAATGTGAACAAAGCACAAGTCAAGATCAGAGCTAAAAAGGACAATGTAGCAG GTGTGACCTTGCCAGTTTTTGAGCATTACCAAGAGGGGGGGGACA GCTATGAGCTGACTGGCTTGGCCAGAGGTGGAGAACAGCTGGCTAAACTGAAGAGGAACTATGCCAAAGCTGTGGAGCTGCTTGTGGAATTGGCTTCATTACAG ACATCCTTTATTACTTTGGATGAAGccattaaaataacaaacagaCGTGTGAATGCAATTGAACATG tGATTATTCCCAGGATCGAGCGTACTCTTTCTTACATCGTCACAGAACTGGATGAACGAGAACGAGAGGAATTCTACAG GCTTAAAAAgatccaggaaaagaaaaaagtcttgaAAGAAAAGTCTGATCAAGAACGGGAACTGCGGAGGGCTGCTGGTGAGGAAAGTGAGCCAGCCAATCTCTTAGCAGAAGAGAAGGATGAAGATCTTCTCTTCGAGTAA